The following are encoded together in the Variovorax sp. PBS-H4 genome:
- a CDS encoding pilus assembly FimT family protein, translating to MLKRRAAHVVGFTLVELMVTIVLLAILLALGFPSMTAWIRNSKIRTVADALQNGLRLAQAEALRRSRQTVFSLTNSTSPATSLTAVANGRNWSINTVQLLTDETAQFVEAGVLSSVGNDVQITGPVSICFNSLGRLVANATPGPSGASCAAAAATYDVTMTGVDHRPLRVLVSLGGQVRMCDPARNLSTSPDGCP from the coding sequence GTGCTGAAGCGCAGGGCTGCGCATGTTGTCGGCTTCACCCTCGTTGAGCTGATGGTGACCATCGTGCTGCTCGCCATTCTCCTGGCGCTCGGCTTCCCATCGATGACGGCATGGATCCGCAACTCCAAGATTCGAACCGTGGCCGACGCGTTGCAGAACGGCCTTCGCCTCGCGCAGGCCGAAGCGCTGCGCCGCAGCCGCCAGACCGTTTTTTCGCTCACCAACAGCACCTCCCCAGCAACCAGCCTTACGGCAGTGGCCAACGGAAGGAACTGGTCGATCAACACCGTTCAATTGCTCACCGACGAGACCGCCCAATTCGTCGAAGCCGGCGTTTTGAGTAGCGTAGGCAACGATGTGCAGATCACCGGTCCGGTGTCTATCTGCTTCAACTCGCTGGGTCGGCTGGTTGCCAACGCAACGCCCGGCCCGAGCGGCGCCAGCTGTGCGGCCGCTGCTGCGACCTACGACGTCACCATGACCGGAGTCGACCACCGGCCGCTGCGTGTGTTGGTCTCGCTGGGCGGCCAGGTGCGCATGTGCGATCCAGCCAGGAACCTTTCAACTTCACCCGATGGATGCCCCTGA
- the pilV gene encoding type IV pilus modification protein PilV, whose protein sequence is MKRIPRSSVRTQRGVAMIEVLVSILLFSLGILGLIGLQTRAMNFSVDAADRNRAALLANEIASTMWLNNSITVDTSTGTAWATRIADVSKDGLPSATATVVPVATLVNTADITIEWSPPQRSAADKSRLTTRVTLPPPP, encoded by the coding sequence ATGAAGCGCATTCCACGTTCTTCCGTGCGCACTCAGCGTGGCGTTGCCATGATTGAGGTGCTGGTGTCCATCCTGCTCTTCTCCTTGGGCATCCTCGGACTGATCGGCTTGCAGACGCGTGCCATGAACTTCTCGGTCGATGCGGCAGATCGCAATCGCGCTGCTTTGCTGGCTAACGAGATCGCCAGCACGATGTGGCTGAACAACTCGATCACCGTAGACACGAGCACCGGGACTGCATGGGCCACGCGCATTGCAGATGTGTCCAAGGATGGATTGCCGAGTGCCACCGCGACGGTCGTCCCTGTAGCGACACTGGTCAATACGGCAGACATCACGATCGAGTGGAGCCCCCCTCAGCGCAGCGCGGCCGACAAGAGCCGGCTCACGACCCGGGTCACCCTTCCGCCGCCGCCATGA
- a CDS encoding TerC family protein, whose protein sequence is MEQFLTPEFWVAVGQIIMIDILLGGDNAVVIALACRKLPPAQRTKGILWGTAGAILLRVILIFFALTLLAIPFLKLAGALLLVWIGIKLLAPEHDDAHGNIAASDRLWSAVKTVIVADLVMSVDNVIAIAGAAQGAGEGHQMPLVVFGLLVSIPIIVWGSQLVIKLMDRFPIIITLGGMLLGWIAGTMAVSDPAVVNPAAWTWVPKLPQTDMVRYIAGVGGALLVLLIGKWVAMRRPKPQDTATA, encoded by the coding sequence ATGGAACAGTTCCTGACCCCCGAATTCTGGGTCGCCGTCGGTCAGATCATCATGATCGACATTCTTCTCGGCGGCGACAACGCCGTCGTCATCGCGCTGGCTTGCCGCAAGCTGCCGCCCGCGCAACGCACCAAGGGCATTCTTTGGGGCACCGCCGGCGCCATCCTGCTTCGCGTGATCCTGATCTTCTTCGCGCTCACGCTGCTGGCCATTCCGTTCCTCAAGCTCGCTGGCGCGCTGCTGCTGGTCTGGATCGGCATCAAGCTGCTCGCTCCCGAGCATGACGATGCGCACGGCAACATCGCCGCCAGCGACCGGCTGTGGTCTGCCGTGAAGACGGTGATCGTGGCCGACCTGGTCATGAGCGTGGACAACGTGATCGCGATCGCGGGGGCCGCGCAAGGTGCGGGCGAGGGTCACCAGATGCCGCTCGTGGTCTTCGGCCTGCTGGTGAGCATTCCGATCATCGTCTGGGGCAGCCAGCTGGTCATCAAGCTGATGGACCGCTTCCCGATCATCATCACGCTGGGTGGCATGCTGCTGGGCTGGATCGCCGGCACGATGGCCGTGTCCGACCCGGCAGTCGTCAACCCCGCCGCCTGGACCTGGGTGCCGAAGCTGCCGCAGACCGATATGGTGCGCTACATTGCCGGTGTCGGCGGCGCACTGCTGGTGCTGCTGATCGGCAAGTGGGTGGCCATGCGCCGGCCCAAGCCGCAGGACACCGCCACCGCCTGA
- a CDS encoding PglL family O-oligosaccharyltransferase: MKSSAVHAGQPASSIVRTVMGSAALIALPFLLPFASGPSANVWQQLATWTSAALLLLAQSAALPARGVLAWLAVVEAAIMLGRASGSVLYLCGAAAVAVGAGMACLGAGLARAPASRQAILAYALLAAGLVSAILGLLQYYGLAAPLVPWTTTPDLGQAYGNLRQRNQFATLISMALIAALWLYGNRGRRTRLALIPAAALLLVALAASTSRTGLVQLLLISSISAWLAWRERRPHQDKKSSADARLPPPLALLAMIPVYFAAAWLLPLLAGSGVEGMMHRLREGAPADHSRVLLWRNVLELIAQRPWTGWGWGELSFAHYRTRYQGPRFVEILDNAHNLPLHLAVELGVPAAVLICGGFVWLVMSARPWREADPARLMAWGLLGAIVLHSLLEYPLWYGPFQLVFGVCLGFLWPASPKKTGGATEGRRVLAPSLAAALALMVIVAYAAWDYTRVSQLYLAREERLQAWRDDTLAKVQDSWLFANQVKFASLALTKVDRTNAAEVHALAQRLLHFSPEPRVIVKLIDSAMLLGLEAEAAEQAGRFRIAFPGEYARWLAKAPMDDPSE, translated from the coding sequence ATGAAGAGTTCCGCCGTTCATGCCGGTCAGCCTGCATCGTCGATCGTCCGGACCGTCATGGGCTCGGCAGCATTGATCGCGCTGCCGTTTCTCTTGCCCTTCGCGTCCGGCCCTTCAGCCAATGTCTGGCAGCAACTGGCCACATGGACCTCTGCGGCGCTGCTGCTGCTTGCGCAATCTGCGGCGTTGCCAGCACGCGGCGTCCTGGCTTGGTTGGCAGTGGTCGAAGCGGCGATCATGCTGGGACGGGCGTCCGGCTCGGTCCTCTATCTCTGCGGGGCTGCGGCCGTGGCCGTCGGGGCGGGGATGGCCTGCCTCGGCGCCGGCCTGGCTCGCGCCCCGGCCTCGCGCCAGGCTATCCTGGCCTACGCCCTCCTCGCCGCCGGCCTCGTCAGCGCCATCCTCGGCCTGCTCCAGTACTACGGCCTCGCCGCGCCACTCGTCCCCTGGACCACCACCCCCGACCTCGGCCAGGCCTACGGCAACCTCCGCCAACGCAACCAGTTCGCCACCCTGATCAGCATGGCCCTCATCGCGGCGCTCTGGCTGTACGGCAATCGCGGGCGACGCACCCGCCTCGCACTGATCCCTGCCGCAGCCTTGCTGCTCGTCGCACTCGCCGCCTCGACCTCGCGGACCGGGCTGGTCCAACTGCTCCTGATCAGCAGCATCTCCGCCTGGCTCGCCTGGCGCGAAAGACGGCCGCATCAGGACAAGAAAAGCTCAGCAGACGCTCGCCTGCCGCCCCCCTTGGCGCTGCTCGCGATGATCCCCGTTTACTTCGCGGCCGCCTGGCTGCTCCCTCTGCTCGCAGGCTCAGGGGTAGAAGGCATGATGCACCGGCTGCGTGAAGGCGCGCCCGCCGACCACAGCCGAGTCCTGCTCTGGCGCAACGTGCTCGAACTGATCGCCCAGCGCCCCTGGACGGGGTGGGGCTGGGGCGAGCTGAGCTTCGCGCACTACAGGACGCGCTACCAGGGGCCTCGTTTCGTCGAGATCCTGGACAACGCGCACAACCTGCCCCTGCACCTGGCGGTCGAGCTGGGCGTCCCGGCAGCGGTCCTGATCTGCGGCGGCTTCGTCTGGCTGGTGATGTCTGCGCGGCCTTGGCGCGAGGCCGATCCTGCACGGCTGATGGCATGGGGCCTGCTCGGCGCGATCGTGCTTCACAGCCTGCTCGAATACCCGCTGTGGTACGGCCCGTTCCAGCTCGTTTTCGGTGTGTGCCTGGGCTTCCTGTGGCCCGCATCACCGAAGAAAACTGGCGGGGCGACGGAAGGCCGCCGCGTCCTTGCGCCGTCGCTGGCCGCTGCGCTGGCCCTGATGGTGATCGTCGCGTACGCCGCCTGGGACTACACGCGCGTCAGCCAGCTCTATCTCGCGCGTGAAGAGCGCCTGCAGGCATGGCGGGACGACACGCTGGCAAAGGTGCAGGACTCGTGGCTTTTCGCCAACCAAGTCAAGTTCGCATCGCTTGCGCTCACGAAGGTCGACCGGACCAACGCCGCGGAAGTGCATGCACTGGCGCAGCGCCTGCTTCATTTCTCGCCGGAGCCGCGCGTGATCGTCAAGCTCATCGACAGCGCCATGCTGCTGGGCCTCGAGGCAGAGGCCGCTGAACAAGCCGGGCGCTTCAGGATCGCCTTTCCCGGCGAGTACGCGCGCTGGCTGGCCAAGGCGCCGATGGACGATCCGTCGGAATAG
- a CDS encoding type IV pilin protein gives MQTCARRVNKVSNALHSRCSSRGFTLIEVMITVAIVAILAAIALPSYRDYVLRGQLVDAHNGLAAMRANMERFYQDNRTYNSVGTTFISPCLVDVSLRKAGSFTLSCDGTPTATTFVLQAVGSGATNGFTFKVDQQNQRSTTVTGVPGWNSCSNDWITKKGQTC, from the coding sequence GTGCAAACCTGTGCTCGAAGGGTCAACAAAGTGTCAAACGCTCTCCACTCCCGTTGCTCGTCAAGGGGATTCACGCTGATCGAGGTCATGATCACTGTGGCGATCGTGGCCATCCTTGCAGCGATCGCACTTCCGAGCTACCGCGACTACGTGCTGCGCGGTCAACTCGTCGACGCACACAACGGCCTCGCCGCAATGCGAGCCAACATGGAACGCTTCTACCAAGACAACCGAACCTACAACTCGGTGGGTACGACGTTCATCTCCCCTTGTCTCGTGGACGTGAGCCTGCGCAAGGCGGGGAGCTTCACACTCTCATGCGACGGCACGCCTACTGCAACGACATTCGTTCTTCAGGCCGTTGGCAGTGGAGCGACCAACGGCTTCACCTTCAAGGTGGACCAGCAGAACCAGCGCTCCACCACAGTGACTGGCGTGCCCGGGTGGAATAGCTGCTCGAACGACTGGATCACGAAGAAGGGACAGACGTGCTGA
- a CDS encoding phage holin family protein, which yields MRLVVKWLLSGLALLAVTYIYSGVQVSSFTSALIAAAVIGLLNMVVRPVLVVLTLPVTIVTLGLFLFVINALLFWTASGLLPGFHVNGFVAALIGSLIYSLLGLVIEAALGGLFAKA from the coding sequence ATGCGACTCGTCGTCAAATGGCTGCTGAGCGGGCTCGCGCTGCTGGCAGTGACCTACATCTACAGCGGCGTGCAGGTGTCGAGCTTCACCTCGGCACTCATCGCCGCGGCCGTGATCGGCCTGCTCAACATGGTGGTGCGCCCGGTGCTCGTGGTGCTGACGCTGCCGGTCACCATCGTCACGCTGGGCCTCTTTCTCTTCGTGATCAACGCCCTGCTATTCTGGACCGCCTCGGGGCTTTTGCCGGGCTTCCACGTCAACGGTTTCGTGGCGGCGCTGATCGGCTCGCTGATCTATTCGCTGCTGGGGCTGGTCATCGAGGCCGCTTTGGGCGGCCTCTTCGCCAAGGCCTGA
- a CDS encoding YaeQ family protein: protein MALKSTIFKATLAVADIDHGYYADHALTLARHPSETDERMMIRLVALALNAHKLQDVCQGDGTLAFGAGLSNPDEPDVWLRDFTGAVRLWIEVGQPEDKPVIKACGKADETIVYAFHHAAEVWWRGIENKLTRPQNLAVYRVPTAASQALAALAQRSMQLQATIQEGGLMLGDGTHSVDIDLVRWK from the coding sequence ATGGCGCTCAAATCCACCATCTTCAAGGCCACCCTCGCGGTAGCCGACATCGACCACGGCTACTACGCCGACCATGCGCTCACGCTGGCACGCCATCCCAGCGAGACCGACGAGCGGATGATGATCCGGCTGGTGGCGCTGGCACTCAATGCGCACAAGCTGCAGGACGTCTGCCAGGGCGACGGCACGCTGGCCTTCGGCGCGGGCCTCTCGAACCCGGACGAACCCGACGTCTGGCTGCGCGACTTCACCGGCGCCGTTCGGCTGTGGATCGAGGTCGGCCAGCCGGAGGACAAGCCGGTCATCAAGGCGTGCGGGAAGGCGGACGAGACGATCGTCTACGCCTTCCACCACGCAGCCGAGGTCTGGTGGCGCGGCATCGAGAACAAGCTCACGCGCCCGCAGAACCTGGCCGTCTACCGGGTGCCGACGGCCGCGTCGCAGGCATTGGCGGCGCTGGCGCAGCGATCGATGCAGTTGCAGGCCACCATCCAGGAAGGTGGGCTGATGCTGGGGGACGGGACGCACAGCGTCGACATCGACCTGGTGCGCTGGAAGTAG
- a CDS encoding DUF3717 domain-containing protein has translation MAAIHITDIEAAINYWREKKPSPDGVTLAPELRALAEVYALMVFHHEDEADEVGFPPKAWDAWLAWYQTTPDTPCIAICSTSQGDDECKGCGRSFDEVQHWPSMTPGEKRATWRRITMLDKAWRFNRYAERAREAEPAWPDDQPAPREPAELPR, from the coding sequence ATGGCCGCCATCCACATCACAGACATCGAGGCCGCCATCAACTACTGGCGCGAGAAGAAGCCGTCGCCCGATGGCGTCACTCTCGCGCCCGAGCTGCGCGCCCTGGCCGAGGTTTACGCGCTGATGGTGTTCCATCACGAGGACGAAGCCGACGAGGTCGGCTTTCCACCGAAGGCCTGGGACGCCTGGCTGGCCTGGTACCAGACGACACCCGACACGCCCTGCATCGCCATCTGCTCCACCAGCCAGGGGGACGACGAATGCAAGGGCTGCGGCCGCAGCTTCGACGAGGTACAGCACTGGCCCTCGATGACGCCCGGCGAGAAGCGCGCCACCTGGCGCCGCATCACGATGCTGGACAAGGCATGGCGCTTCAATCGCTATGCAGAGCGGGCGCGCGAGGCCGAACCGGCCTGGCCGGACGACCAACCCGCGCCCCGCGAACCGGCCGAGCTGCCGCGCTGA
- the purB gene encoding adenylosuccinate lyase, protein MSFSTVSALSPLDGRYAAKLSALRPLMSEQGYMHRRVQVEVAWFIALSDCGFPEFKPLTGGARKYLLGLVTNFSEADAIAIKQIEKTTNHDVKAVEYWIKSKFEARPELLAASEFVHFACTSEDINNTSHALQIQAAREKVVLPAIDGLIATLREMAGRFAEVPMLSRTHGQTASPTTVGKEIANVAVRLAKARERIAGVALLGKMNGAVGNYNAHMAAWPEFDWEAFSRKVVETPAPLGLGLSFQPYSIQIEPHDYMAELFDAVARANTILVDFARDVWGYVGLGYFKQRLKKGEIGSSTMPHKVNPIDFENAEGNLGLANALLRHLSEKLPISRWQRDLTDSTVLRNIGVAFGYAVLAYASLATGLGKLELNEEALADDLEASWEVLAEPIQTVMRRFGVQGAYEQLKEVTRGKTVTAEALHELIRSLEIPDAEKERLLAMTPASYTGKAAELARRAQTT, encoded by the coding sequence ATGAGTTTCTCCACTGTCTCCGCGCTTTCCCCCCTCGACGGCCGCTACGCGGCCAAGCTCTCGGCCCTGCGGCCGCTGATGAGCGAGCAGGGCTACATGCACCGGCGGGTGCAGGTCGAGGTGGCGTGGTTCATCGCGCTGTCGGACTGTGGCTTTCCTGAGTTCAAACCGCTCACCGGCGGCGCGCGCAAGTACCTGCTGGGCCTGGTCACCAATTTCTCCGAGGCCGACGCCATCGCCATCAAGCAGATCGAGAAGACCACCAACCACGACGTCAAGGCGGTCGAGTACTGGATCAAGTCCAAGTTCGAGGCGCGGCCGGAGCTGCTGGCGGCCTCGGAGTTCGTGCACTTTGCCTGCACCAGCGAGGACATCAACAACACGAGCCACGCGCTGCAGATCCAGGCGGCGCGCGAGAAGGTGGTGCTGCCCGCCATCGACGGGCTGATCGCCACACTGCGCGAGATGGCAGGCCGCTTTGCGGAGGTGCCGATGCTGTCGCGCACGCATGGCCAGACCGCCAGCCCGACCACCGTCGGCAAGGAGATCGCGAACGTGGCCGTACGCCTGGCCAAGGCGCGCGAGCGCATCGCCGGCGTGGCGCTGCTGGGCAAGATGAATGGGGCCGTGGGCAACTACAACGCCCACATGGCGGCCTGGCCCGAGTTCGACTGGGAGGCGTTCAGCCGCAAGGTCGTCGAGACGCCGGCGCCACTGGGCCTGGGCCTCAGCTTCCAGCCGTACAGCATCCAGATCGAGCCGCACGACTACATGGCCGAGCTCTTCGATGCGGTGGCGCGGGCCAACACCATCCTGGTCGACTTCGCGCGCGACGTCTGGGGCTACGTGGGCCTTGGCTATTTCAAGCAGCGGCTCAAGAAGGGCGAGATCGGCTCGTCGACCATGCCGCACAAGGTCAACCCGATCGACTTCGAGAACGCCGAAGGCAACCTGGGCCTGGCCAATGCGCTGCTGCGCCACCTCAGCGAGAAGCTGCCCATCAGCCGATGGCAGCGCGACCTGACCGACAGCACCGTGCTGCGCAACATCGGCGTGGCCTTCGGGTATGCGGTGCTGGCCTATGCGAGCCTGGCGACCGGCCTGGGCAAGCTGGAGCTCAACGAGGAGGCGCTCGCCGACGATCTCGAGGCCTCCTGGGAAGTGCTGGCCGAGCCGATCCAGACCGTCATGCGGCGTTTCGGCGTGCAGGGGGCGTACGAGCAGCTCAAGGAGGTCACCCGCGGCAAGACGGTGACCGCCGAAGCGCTGCACGAGCTGATCCGCTCGCTCGAGATCCCCGACGCCGAAAAGGAACGGCTGCTGGCCATGACACCGGCCAGCTACACCGGCAAGGCCGCCGAGCTGGCGCGCCGGGCGCAGACGACCTGA
- the moaC gene encoding cyclic pyranopterin monophosphate synthase MoaC — translation MSSLTHFDAQGQAHMVDVAAKPSTHRIAVATGRIEMQAATLALIESGTAKKGDVLGIARIAGIQAAKKTSDLIPLCHPLPLTRVAVAFAIAEGGTPHVACTATVETVGPTGVEMEALTAVQVALLTIYDMCKAVDRAMTIDGVRVLEKHGGKSGSYMASPPPKG, via the coding sequence ATGAGCTCCCTTACTCATTTCGACGCCCAGGGCCAGGCCCACATGGTGGACGTCGCCGCCAAGCCCTCTACCCACCGGATCGCCGTCGCCACCGGGCGTATCGAGATGCAAGCGGCAACGCTGGCGCTGATCGAATCGGGCACCGCAAAAAAGGGCGACGTGCTGGGCATCGCGCGCATCGCGGGCATCCAGGCCGCCAAGAAGACCAGCGACCTCATTCCCTTGTGCCATCCGCTGCCGCTGACGCGGGTCGCCGTGGCCTTTGCGATTGCCGAGGGCGGCACGCCGCATGTGGCATGCACCGCGACCGTCGAGACGGTCGGACCCACCGGTGTCGAGATGGAAGCCCTGACGGCCGTGCAGGTCGCGCTACTGACCATCTACGACATGTGCAAGGCCGTGGACCGCGCCATGACGATCGACGGCGTGCGCGTGCTCGAAAAGCACGGGGGCAAGTCCGGCAGCTACATGGCGTCGCCGCCGCCCAAGGGCTGA
- a CDS encoding putative signal transducing protein: MRRLAQAPNLAIATLWADALREEGVAASVQREYLGAAAGQLPPDQCLPEIWIEDEAHLERARQLLHALQHRPQRRWHCGCGELVEGGFEQCWRCGAMMPGEP, encoded by the coding sequence ATGCGCCGCCTCGCGCAAGCCCCCAACCTGGCGATCGCCACCCTCTGGGCCGATGCCTTGCGCGAAGAGGGCGTCGCGGCCTCCGTGCAGCGCGAATACCTCGGCGCGGCCGCCGGCCAGCTGCCGCCCGACCAATGCCTGCCCGAGATCTGGATCGAGGACGAGGCCCACCTGGAGCGGGCCAGGCAGCTGCTCCACGCCTTGCAGCACAGGCCTCAGCGGCGCTGGCACTGCGGCTGCGGCGAGCTGGTCGAAGGCGGCTTCGAGCAGTGCTGGCGCTGCGGCGCGATGATGCCCGGGGAGCCTTGA
- a CDS encoding M48 family metalloprotease → MLRRTSSTPSTRKPQRLVRTLCAFLLIACQLGAPPLAQAQLLPGMGDGEMTASTERRLGDQIARELYRDPDYIDDPVLVEYVEDIWQRLLAAARLRGELTPELDERFAWTVMLGRDRSINAFALPGGYLGLHLGLISVTGSRDELATVLGHELSHVTQRHISRIMAKQSRQMPLLLAGMILGMIAAGKSRNGDAGQAVLMGSQAAFAQSQLSFSRDMEREADRIGFGVMTQAGYAPQGAAAMFDKLQYASRLNDNGSYPYLRSHPLNSERIADMQGRYQFRPGSAIAMPLLMEHAMIAARARVLVRPGVDVLRLWIDAAGSGEFARSSPAQQAGTLYAAALAANELRDHRSARALVERLRARTGEDARAARLARLLAAEIELSADAPAKAATLLDLQAKDRPEMLLAAQVAAATRQPAPMVAPLRDWVASHPRDATAWRALGHLYGAQNDTLRAIRADAEANAAVLDYPGARDRFKAAQEFIHKGGVPIDHYEASIVDTRARAIEVLVREQAAEPPLK, encoded by the coding sequence ATGCTGCGCCGGACTTCTTCTACCCCTTCGACCCGCAAGCCGCAGCGCCTGGTGCGCACGCTCTGCGCCTTCCTCCTGATCGCCTGCCAGCTCGGCGCGCCGCCGCTGGCGCAGGCCCAGCTGCTGCCAGGCATGGGCGACGGCGAGATGACGGCGAGCACCGAGCGCCGGCTCGGCGACCAGATCGCGCGCGAGCTGTACCGCGACCCTGACTACATCGACGACCCGGTGCTGGTCGAGTATGTGGAGGACATCTGGCAGCGACTTCTGGCGGCGGCGCGCCTGCGGGGGGAGCTCACGCCGGAGCTGGACGAGCGCTTCGCCTGGACCGTGATGCTGGGCCGCGACCGCAGCATCAACGCCTTCGCGCTGCCGGGCGGCTACCTGGGCCTGCACCTGGGGCTGATCTCGGTGACCGGCAGCCGCGACGAGCTCGCCACCGTGCTGGGCCACGAGCTCTCGCACGTCACGCAGCGCCACATCTCGCGCATCATGGCCAAGCAGAGCCGTCAGATGCCGCTGCTGCTGGCCGGCATGATCCTGGGGATGATCGCCGCCGGCAAGAGCCGCAATGGCGATGCGGGCCAGGCCGTGCTGATGGGCAGCCAGGCCGCCTTCGCTCAGAGCCAGCTCAGCTTCTCGCGCGACATGGAGCGCGAGGCCGACCGCATCGGCTTCGGCGTGATGACCCAGGCAGGGTACGCGCCGCAGGGTGCGGCAGCGATGTTCGACAAGCTGCAGTACGCGTCGCGCCTCAACGACAACGGCTCCTATCCCTACCTGCGCAGCCATCCGCTCAACAGCGAGCGGATTGCTGATATGCAAGGCCGCTACCAGTTCCGGCCCGGCAGCGCGATCGCCATGCCGCTGCTCATGGAGCACGCGATGATCGCTGCGCGCGCCCGCGTGCTGGTGCGCCCGGGCGTCGACGTATTGCGGCTGTGGATCGACGCGGCCGGCAGTGGAGAATTCGCGCGCAGCTCGCCGGCCCAACAGGCCGGCACGCTGTACGCGGCGGCACTCGCGGCCAACGAGCTGCGCGACCACCGATCCGCCCGCGCCCTGGTAGAGCGATTGCGAGCGCGCACGGGGGAGGACGCGCGCGCGGCGCGGCTCGCGCGCCTCCTTGCGGCCGAGATCGAGCTCTCGGCCGACGCGCCGGCAAAGGCAGCCACGCTGCTCGATTTGCAGGCGAAGGACCGGCCCGAGATGCTGCTGGCCGCCCAGGTTGCCGCTGCCACGCGCCAGCCGGCACCGATGGTGGCCCCGCTGCGCGACTGGGTGGCCTCGCATCCGCGCGATGCGACGGCCTGGCGCGCGCTGGGCCACCTCTACGGCGCGCAGAACGACACGCTGCGCGCCATCCGCGCAGATGCCGAGGCCAACGCAGCGGTGCTCGACTATCCCGGCGCGCGCGACCGCTTCAAGGCCGCGCAGGAGTTCATCCATAAAGGCGGCGTGCCGATCGACCATTACGAAGCGTCGATCGTCGATACCCGCGCGCGGGCGATCGAGGTGCTGGTGAGGGAGCAGGCGGCGGAGCCGCCGCTCAAGTAG
- a CDS encoding PilW family protein, whose amino-acid sequence MNASISTSRPLQRGLTLIELLVAMTIGLIVTLAVTSVVTVGEAHKRTTTSTNDMSQSGAFAAYVLDGVLRSAGSGFVQSGSLGVYGCKLSVSRDIGGTATTILPRSSAFPAPFASFLGGAGASAAGDLRVAPVLIGQGQSATGSDVLMVMGGNGAAGDIPRKIRSGVTGTNNLRLENTIGLASGDLGLVAQDGTADCLIEQVNVTDTTAFAAAGNEVLPLGGRYFTSAGGTTSLATLAASGTAYYTPLGNTLSNNVRFQLIGVGANQTLFAYDLLRSAGTGSDADALQAISDVVVELRALYGVDTNGDGIINDWVAPSGTTYGITNLMTTPATIRQIVAVRIALVMRSSELNKETVSPASLTLFSDLATALQRSVTLDQHYRYRVIDTTIPLRNMLLQSAS is encoded by the coding sequence ATGAACGCATCGATATCCACCTCCCGTCCATTGCAGCGGGGCCTGACGCTCATCGAGCTCCTGGTGGCGATGACCATCGGCCTCATCGTCACGCTCGCGGTGACCAGCGTGGTGACCGTGGGTGAAGCTCACAAGCGAACCACCACGTCGACCAACGACATGAGCCAGAGCGGCGCGTTTGCGGCTTACGTCCTTGACGGCGTCCTGCGCAGTGCGGGCTCCGGCTTCGTGCAGTCCGGAAGCCTCGGTGTCTATGGCTGCAAGCTGAGCGTGTCGCGCGACATTGGCGGCACGGCGACCACCATCCTGCCGCGCAGCAGCGCCTTCCCTGCCCCGTTTGCGTCCTTTCTCGGAGGCGCGGGCGCCAGCGCGGCCGGCGACTTGCGAGTGGCGCCAGTACTGATTGGACAGGGCCAATCGGCGACCGGGTCCGACGTGCTGATGGTGATGGGAGGCAACGGTGCCGCCGGCGACATCCCCCGGAAGATTCGTTCTGGCGTTACTGGCACCAACAACCTGCGGCTCGAGAACACGATCGGTTTGGCCAGCGGTGACCTTGGACTTGTCGCGCAGGATGGAACGGCCGATTGCCTGATCGAGCAGGTCAATGTGACGGATACAACCGCGTTTGCTGCCGCAGGCAATGAAGTGCTGCCGCTGGGCGGACGCTATTTCACTTCGGCTGGCGGCACGACATCGCTCGCGACCCTCGCCGCCAGCGGAACGGCCTACTACACACCGCTGGGCAACACGCTTTCCAACAACGTGCGGTTCCAACTGATCGGTGTGGGCGCGAACCAGACTCTTTTTGCTTATGACCTGCTCAGAAGTGCAGGCACCGGTTCCGACGCGGATGCCTTGCAGGCCATCTCCGATGTTGTTGTCGAGCTCCGGGCGTTGTATGGCGTGGACACCAACGGGGACGGGATCATCAATGACTGGGTCGCCCCCAGCGGTACGACGTACGGAATCACCAACCTCATGACGACACCGGCCACCATCAGGCAGATAGTCGCCGTGCGCATCGCGCTCGTCATGCGCAGTTCCGAGCTCAACAAGGAAACCGTGTCACCGGCTTCCCTGACGCTTTTCAGCGATCTGGCGACGGCACTGCAGCGCTCCGTGACGCTTGACCAACACTACCGGTACCGCGTCATCGATACCACCATTCCACTGCGCAACATGTTGCTGCAGTCCGCCTCATGA